In Hydractinia symbiolongicarpus strain clone_291-10 chromosome 13, HSymV2.1, whole genome shotgun sequence, a single genomic region encodes these proteins:
- the LOC130623424 gene encoding protein scabrous-like has translation MNISSCIKLSFCIMIYFTVNSTTQHINRMSPLHGFSNIKVGWVSFKKYSQRLFNITSFHQQDVSNVGQCQRLCLLNERCKSFNLLPGLGNFQCQLLNTTFYGNPCKMERHMTGMHYTTSNPCTQIYNLCPDYSQCIPDESLTSYSCQNKTGIEWPHFCPTTGSSTWILLEAAIPAPFCHACDTENIQGSFVILSRKSDQNKENFNRGWQEYKEGFGGDEFYVGNELIHQVTKSHQCELHIHMSGSEGTYKFYYGHFRVESEANSYRIKIGEFHLVEGGNLQDDLSKSNGNTFSTFDYGDSKRFAQQYQRGGWHVSEASLFNGYWRSKTYLQKDKYFTVVIARLKKKV, from the exons ATGAATATATCTAGCTGTATAAAACTATCTTTCTGCATCATGATATACTTCACGGTGAACAGCACCACGCAACATATTAACCGCATGAGTCCTCTACACGGCTTCAGTAACATCAAAGTTGGCTGGGTTAGTTTCAAGAAATATTCACAGCGTCTTTTTAACATAACTTCATTCCATCAACAGGACGTTTCAAATGTTGGCCAATGTCAAAGATTGTGTCTCCTCAATGAAAGATGCAAAAGCTTTAATTTATTACCAGGGTTAGGTAATTTTCAATGCCAGCTACTGAATACTACGTTTTATGGCAACCCTTGCAAAATGGAAAGGCACATGACTGGAATGCATTATACCACATCT AATCCATGCACACAGATTTACAACTTATGCCCGGATTACTCGCAGTGTATTCCAGATGAATCTTTAACGTCATATAGCTGTCAAAACAAGACTGGTATAGAGTGGCCTCATTTCTGTCCAACAACAGGAAGTAGCACGTGGATTTTACTTGAAGCAGCTATTCCAGCCCCGTTCTGTCATGCATGCGACACAGAAAACATTCAAG GTTCATTTGTCATTTTAAGTAGGAAAagcgatcaaaataaggaaaATTTTAATCGTGGCTGGCAAGAATATAAAGAGGGGTTTGGCGGAGATGAATTTTATGTGGGGAACGAGTTAATTCACCAAGTAACAAAGTCACATCAATGTGAATTACACATACACATGTCTGGATCAGAAGGCACCTACAAATTCTACTATGGTCATTTTCGGGTGGAAAGCGAAGCAAATTCGTACAGGATAAAAATCGGTGAATTTCATTTGGTAGAAGGAG GGAATCTCCAGGATGATTTATCAAAATCCAATGGAAACACATTTAGCACCTTCGATTATGGTGACTCTAAAAGGTTCGCACAACAATACCAACGTGGTGGGTGGCATGTTAGTGAAGCTAGTCTTTTTAATGGATACTGGCGCTCGAAAACATATTTACAGAAAGATAAATATTTTACTGTTGTTATTGCGAGATTAAAAAAGAAGGTGTAA